The Pseudomonas kermanshahensis genome includes a window with the following:
- a CDS encoding EscU/YscU/HrcU family type III secretion system export apparatus switch protein yields MSLNPPRQAIALSYDGQQAPTLSAKGDDALAEAILALARQHEVPIYENAELVRLLARLELGDQIPEALYLTIAEIIAFAWQLRGKVPPGFDDSAKPERDVTELLPRLPGKSG; encoded by the coding sequence ATGAGCCTCAACCCACCCCGTCAGGCCATTGCCCTGAGCTACGACGGCCAACAGGCGCCCACCCTCAGCGCCAAGGGCGACGATGCCCTAGCCGAAGCCATCCTCGCCCTGGCCCGCCAACACGAGGTGCCGATCTACGAAAACGCCGAGCTGGTGCGCCTGCTGGCACGGCTGGAGCTGGGCGATCAGATACCCGAGGCGCTGTACCTGACCATCGCCGAGATCATTGCCTTTGCCTGGCAACTGCGCGGCAAGGTGCCGCCAGGCTTCGACGATTCCGCCAAACCCGAGCGTGACGTCACCGAGCTGTTGCCGCGCCTGCCCGGCAAGTCGGGCTGA
- a CDS encoding flagellar hook-length control protein FliK, translating into MTEINSLGAQTAISAQTIKAGMTGELLRLTQAQPGLLAPGETAQAEVLSMRQLGREFQLVLRLMQANGAQTQLHASASQPLPPGSQVTVSQTEGNRLAILLQQASTSNIATLTRLDTAKVPVGTLLQGKVLTNQPILQAQGQAAGYRSLVSLLNSAQAGATLTIDSPRPLPVGSLLSARVQGDQSLQFVPLSGRQDQLSIAQQLLTQQNRQASLPGLLSALQQLARDPGADGDLRATADRVLAGLPDARQLGDAKAVAQALNNSGVFLEAKLLGGLPASVATDLKAHLLRLVTQASVTSPGAPALAPSTLALTMPALARGALGMLDRVSPKPQPGAFPLPSRLLKAMEDEGDLQQLLRLAAAAVSRLQSHAMSSLQQTGTLENGNLQTTWQTEVPIRHGQEFIPLQVKLQREETPQQQADRQQASQDPLQALWRIELAFDLAPLGPLQVQAQLSQGRLNGQLWAEREPTARLIDSQLGTLRERLLARGLDVGDLECHPGIPPQGPRTRVEQRWVDENA; encoded by the coding sequence ATGACTGAAATCAATAGTCTCGGCGCACAAACCGCGATCAGCGCCCAGACCATCAAGGCGGGCATGACCGGCGAACTGCTGCGCCTCACGCAAGCACAACCCGGCTTGCTGGCCCCGGGCGAAACGGCACAGGCCGAGGTGTTGTCGATGCGCCAGCTGGGCCGGGAATTCCAGCTCGTGCTGCGGCTGATGCAGGCCAACGGCGCCCAGACCCAACTGCACGCCAGTGCCAGCCAGCCCTTGCCCCCGGGCAGCCAGGTCACGGTCAGTCAAACCGAAGGCAATCGCCTGGCCATCCTGTTGCAACAGGCCAGCACCAGCAACATCGCCACCCTCACCCGCCTGGACACGGCCAAGGTACCGGTCGGCACCCTGCTGCAAGGCAAGGTCCTGACCAACCAGCCCATCCTTCAAGCGCAAGGCCAGGCCGCCGGTTACCGTTCGCTGGTCAGCCTGCTCAACAGTGCCCAGGCCGGCGCCACCCTGACCATCGACAGCCCACGCCCGCTGCCGGTGGGCAGCCTGCTCAGCGCGCGGGTGCAAGGCGACCAGTCGCTGCAATTCGTGCCACTCAGTGGCCGGCAAGACCAGCTGAGCATTGCTCAGCAACTGCTCACCCAGCAAAACCGTCAGGCCTCGTTACCGGGCCTGCTCAGCGCATTGCAACAGCTCGCCCGCGACCCCGGCGCCGACGGCGATTTGCGCGCGACCGCCGACCGCGTGCTCGCCGGCCTGCCGGACGCGCGCCAGCTCGGCGATGCCAAGGCCGTCGCCCAGGCCCTGAACAACAGCGGCGTCTTCCTCGAGGCAAAGCTGCTGGGCGGCCTGCCAGCAAGCGTCGCGACCGACCTCAAGGCGCACCTGCTCAGGTTGGTGACCCAGGCCTCGGTCACCTCACCCGGCGCACCCGCCCTAGCGCCCAGCACCTTGGCCCTGACAATGCCGGCCTTGGCGCGCGGGGCGCTGGGCATGCTCGACCGAGTCAGCCCGAAACCCCAGCCGGGGGCGTTTCCGCTGCCCTCACGGCTGCTCAAGGCCATGGAAGACGAAGGTGACCTGCAACAACTGCTGCGTCTGGCCGCGGCGGCTGTCTCGCGCCTGCAAAGCCACGCCATGAGCAGCCTGCAGCAAACTGGCACCCTTGAAAACGGCAACCTGCAAACCACCTGGCAGACCGAAGTCCCCATTCGCCATGGCCAGGAGTTCATCCCGCTGCAAGTCAAGCTGCAACGCGAGGAAACGCCGCAGCAGCAAGCCGACCGCCAGCAGGCATCGCAAGACCCGCTGCAGGCCCTGTGGCGCATCGAGCTGGCCTTTGACCTCGCGCCGCTTGGCCCGCTGCAAGTCCAGGCCCAGTTGAGCCAGGGCCGCTTGAATGGCCAGCTGTGGGCAGAACGTGAACCCACCGCACGGCTGATCGACAGCCAGCTCGGCACATTGCGCGAGCGCCTGCTGGCCCGCGGCCTGGACGTCGGCGACCTGGAATGCCACCCCGGCATCCCTCCTCAAGGCCCCCGCACGCGGGTCGAACAACGCTGGGTGGACGAAAACGCATGA
- the ccmA gene encoding cytochrome c biogenesis heme-transporting ATPase CcmA, whose translation MTLHLQAAGLACERDWRLLFEHLDFELRPGDMLQISGPNGSGKTSLLRLLAGLMQPTAGQILLGGQPLAEQRHALASILLWIGHAAGIKDLLTAEENLTWLCALHQPASAEAIWAALAAVGLRGFEDVPCHTLSAGQQRRVALARLYLESPPLWILDEPFTALDKQGVAQLEAHLAAHCEQGGTVVLTTHHSLERKPSGYRELNLGQWAA comes from the coding sequence GTGACCCTTCACCTCCAAGCCGCGGGCCTGGCCTGCGAGCGCGACTGGCGCCTGCTGTTCGAGCACCTGGATTTCGAGCTGCGGCCCGGCGACATGCTGCAGATCAGTGGCCCCAACGGCAGCGGCAAGACGAGCTTGTTGCGCCTGCTGGCCGGGTTGATGCAGCCGACTGCCGGGCAGATTCTGCTCGGCGGCCAGCCGTTGGCCGAACAGCGCCATGCCCTGGCCAGCATCCTGCTGTGGATTGGCCATGCTGCGGGGATCAAGGACCTGCTCACCGCCGAGGAGAACCTCACCTGGCTCTGTGCTTTGCACCAACCGGCCAGCGCCGAGGCGATCTGGGCGGCGTTGGCGGCGGTCGGCCTGCGCGGTTTCGAAGACGTGCCTTGCCATACATTGTCCGCCGGCCAGCAGCGCCGTGTGGCCCTGGCCCGGTTGTACCTCGAAAGCCCCCCTTTGTGGATTCTCGACGAGCCGTTCACTGCCCTCGACAAACAAGGCGTGGCGCAGCTCGAAGCGCACCTGGCGGCGCATTGCGAGCAGGGCGGCACCGTGGTGCTGACCACCCACCACAGCCTCGAACGCAAACCGTCGGGCTACCGTGAACTGAACCTGGGGCAATGGGCGGCATGA
- the ccmB gene encoding heme exporter protein CcmB has protein sequence MGGMSVFILLLRREARLLFRRPAELANPLVFFAIVVALFPLAVGPESQLLQTLSPGLVWVAALLAVLLSLDGLFRSDFEDGSLEQWVLSPHPLALLVLAKVLAHWIFSGLALVLLAPLLALMLGLPSHCLPVLLASLLLGTPVLSLLGAVGAALTVGLKRGGLLLALLILPLYIPVLILGSGALQAALQNMPATGHLLWLASLTALAVTLAPFAIAAGLKISVGE, from the coding sequence ATGGGCGGCATGAGCGTATTCATCCTGTTGTTGCGCCGCGAAGCGCGCCTGTTGTTCCGTCGCCCAGCCGAGCTGGCCAACCCGCTGGTGTTCTTCGCCATCGTCGTGGCCCTGTTCCCGCTGGCGGTCGGCCCTGAGAGCCAATTGTTGCAAACCTTGTCGCCGGGCCTGGTGTGGGTGGCGGCCTTGCTGGCCGTGCTGCTGTCGCTGGACGGCCTGTTCCGCAGCGATTTCGAGGATGGCTCTTTGGAGCAATGGGTGCTGTCGCCGCATCCGCTGGCGCTCCTGGTATTGGCCAAGGTGCTGGCGCACTGGATCTTTTCCGGCCTGGCGCTGGTATTGTTGGCGCCACTGTTGGCACTGATGCTGGGGCTGCCGAGCCATTGCCTGCCTGTGCTGCTCGCCTCGTTGCTGCTGGGTACGCCCGTGCTGAGCCTGTTGGGCGCGGTGGGGGCGGCGCTGACGGTCGGTCTTAAACGCGGTGGTCTGCTGCTGGCATTGCTGATTCTGCCGTTGTATATCCCTGTATTGATCCTGGGCAGTGGTGCGTTGCAGGCGGCGTTGCAGAATATGCCAGCCACCGGCCATCTGCTCTGGCTTGCCAGCCTCACGGCCCTGGCGGTGACACTGGCACCCTTTGCGATAGCGGCCGGCCTGAAGATCAGCGTCGGCGAATAA
- a CDS encoding heme ABC transporter permease: MKMSWTWFHKLGSPKWFYAISGRLLPWLAIASLALLLVGITWGLAFAPQDYQQGNSFRIIYIHVPAAILAQSCYVLLAVAGVVGLVWKMKLADVALQCAAPIGAWMTAVALVTGAIWGKPTWGSWWVWDARLTSMLILLFLYFGIIALGQAISNRDSAAKACAVLAIVGVINIPIIKYSVEWWNTLHQGATFTLTEKPAMPAEMWLPLLCTALGFYCFFGVVLLMRMRLEVLKREARASWVKEEVLNSLGRRAAR, from the coding sequence ATGAAAATGAGTTGGACGTGGTTCCACAAGCTCGGTTCCCCCAAATGGTTCTATGCCATCAGCGGCCGTCTGTTGCCGTGGCTGGCCATTGCCTCCCTTGCGCTGCTGCTGGTGGGCATCACCTGGGGCCTGGCATTCGCGCCCCAGGACTACCAGCAGGGCAACAGTTTCCGCATCATCTACATCCATGTGCCGGCGGCGATACTGGCGCAGTCCTGCTACGTGCTGCTGGCGGTGGCCGGGGTGGTGGGGCTGGTGTGGAAGATGAAACTGGCCGACGTCGCCCTGCAGTGCGCAGCGCCGATCGGCGCCTGGATGACCGCCGTGGCGCTGGTCACCGGTGCCATCTGGGGCAAGCCGACCTGGGGCAGCTGGTGGGTGTGGGATGCCCGCCTTACGTCGATGTTGATTCTGCTGTTCCTGTACTTCGGCATCATTGCGCTGGGCCAGGCAATCAGTAATCGTGACAGCGCGGCCAAGGCCTGTGCGGTGCTGGCGATTGTCGGTGTGATCAACATCCCAATCATCAAGTACTCGGTGGAGTGGTGGAACACCCTGCACCAGGGCGCCACGTTCACCCTGACCGAAAAACCCGCGATGCCTGCCGAAATGTGGTTGCCGCTGCTGTGCACGGCGCTGGGTTTCTACTGTTTCTTCGGCGTGGTGCTGTTGATGCGCATGCGCCTTGAAGTGCTCAAGCGTGAGGCACGCGCCAGTTGGGTCAAGGAGGAAGTATTGAACAGCCTGGGGCGGAGGGCCGCACGATGA
- the ccmD gene encoding heme exporter protein CcmD yields MSFASFGDFLAMGHHGLYVWTAYGICLAVLALNVAAPLLARRRYLQEEARRLRRENNQ; encoded by the coding sequence ATGAGTTTTGCCTCGTTCGGTGATTTTCTCGCCATGGGCCACCATGGCCTGTACGTGTGGACGGCCTATGGCATCTGCCTGGCGGTGCTGGCGCTGAATGTCGCCGCGCCGCTGCTGGCCCGCCGTCGCTACCTGCAAGAAGAGGCGCGCCGTTTGCGCCGGGAGAACAACCAGTGA
- the ccmE gene encoding cytochrome c maturation protein CcmE has product MNPQRKKRLLLIVGLLVGVGVAVGFALSALQQNINLFYTPTQIANGEAPQDTRIRAGGMVEKGSVQRSADSLDVRFVVTDFNKSVPITYRGILPDLFREGQGIVALGKLNAEGVVVADEVLAKHDEKYMPPEVTKALKESGQAAAGAGAKP; this is encoded by the coding sequence GTGAATCCGCAGCGCAAGAAACGCCTGTTGCTCATCGTCGGCCTGTTGGTCGGTGTCGGGGTTGCCGTCGGCTTTGCCCTGAGCGCCTTGCAGCAGAACATCAACCTGTTCTACACCCCCACTCAGATCGCCAACGGCGAGGCGCCGCAGGATACCCGTATCCGTGCCGGTGGCATGGTCGAAAAAGGCTCGGTGCAGCGTTCGGCCGACTCGCTCGACGTGCGCTTCGTGGTCACCGACTTCAACAAGTCGGTGCCGATCACCTACCGCGGCATCCTCCCCGACCTGTTCCGCGAAGGGCAGGGCATCGTTGCCCTGGGCAAGCTCAATGCCGAGGGCGTGGTGGTGGCCGATGAAGTGCTGGCCAAGCACGACGAAAAATACATGCCGCCCGAGGTCACCAAGGCCCTGAAAGAAAGCGGCCAAGCCGCCGCCGGCGCGGGGGCCAAACCATGA